A DNA window from Brassica napus cultivar Da-Ae chromosome C1, Da-Ae, whole genome shotgun sequence contains the following coding sequences:
- the LOC106364743 gene encoding peroxidase 40, whose product MLILKKKVERDHITMKNLFNLFLIVLLVSMPVLSLAANFSETCEDGSGEPGSGFGIGFGIVLEFGLYRNSCPEAESIVYSWVETAVLQDPRMAASLLRLHFHDCFVNGCDASVLLDDTEGLVGEKTAPPNLNSLRGFEVIDSIKADLESVCPETVSCADILAMAARDSVVVSGGPSWDVEVGRKDGRTASKQAATTSLPSPNSTVPTLTSIFQNLGLSQTDMVALSGGHTLGKAKCTSFTARLQPQQTGQPANHGDNLEFLESLQQLCSTVDTSVAITQLDLVTPSTFDNQYYVNLLSGEGLLPSDQALAVQDPGTKEIVETYAADQSVFFKDFKNAMVKMGGITGGNEGEIRRNCRAVN is encoded by the exons ATGTTAATACTCAAGAAGAAAGTGGAGAGAGATCATATAACGATGAAGAATCTCTTTAACTTGTTCCTTATTGTGCTTCTCGTTTCTATGCCGGTTCTCTCACTCGCTGCCAACTTCAGCGAGACTTGTGAAGACGGAAGTGGAGAACCCGGTTCAGGTTTCGGTATAGGGTTCGGTATAGTTCTAGAATTCGGGTTATACCGGAATAGCTGCCCTGAAGCCGAGTCTATCGTCTATTCATGGGTCGAAACCGCGGTTTTACAGGATCCAAGAATGGCTGCTTCTCTTCTCCGTCTTCATTTCCACGACTGTTTTGTCAAT GGATGTGATGCTTCGGTCTTGTTGGATGACACAGAAGGATTGGTCGGTGAAAAAACTGCACCTCCGAACCTCAATTCTCTACGAGGATTCGAAGTGATAGATTCGATAAAGGCTGATCTTGAAAGTGTATGTCCAGAGACTGTCTCATGCGCAGACATTCTTGCCATGGCTGCTAGAGATTCAGTCGTTGTG TCGGGTGGACCAAGCTGGGACGTGGAAGTAGGAAGAAAAGACGGTCGAACCGCGAGTAAACAAGCAGCAACGACTAGCTTACCATCACCAAACTCAACCGTACCAACTCTCACctctatttttcaaaatctcGGTCTTTCGCAAACCGACATGGTCGCTCTTTCCG GTGGGCATACATTGGGAAAGGCAAAGTGCACTTCATTTACAGCTCGGTTACAGCCACAGCAAACTGGACAACCAGCTAACCACGGAGACAACCTTGAGTTCCTTGAGTCACTACAACAACTGTGCTCGACAGTGGACACTTCTGTAGCAATCACTCAGCTTGACTTGGTGACACCGTCAACATTTGACAACCAGTATTATGTTAACCTTCTCTCGGGTGAGGGATTGCTTCCATCAGACCAAGCTTTGGCTGTTCAGGACCCAGGAACAAAGGAGATTGTTGAGACCTATGCAGCCGACCAGTCAGTTTTTTTCAAAGATTTTAAGAATGCTATGGTTAAGATGGGAGGGATAACCGGTGGTAATGAGGGGGAGATTAGAAGGAACTGTAGAGCggttaattaa